One genomic segment of Halococcus sediminicola includes these proteins:
- a CDS encoding pentapeptide repeat-containing protein — protein sequence MSETRCGYVEDVEPLADRGKACCWRPVNESGEDCFWHDNTPKTVEAFDDHPEPGDRLDGADFRGADLADTSWLRERSLVGADFTGATLRGADLSGTDLRRATFDRVDARRTRFDRADVEGATFENADLRDANLNRAKLYRTGFTDVRLNRASNFGDQVVYEDLVNDADDRETRAATLEAASWTYRELRRLFKQDALPGRARACYLGEKNARRRAAWARGEYLRALKLEGSRWVMRYGTSPTRVVTSSAVVMGCSGFLYPLTGGLRTASGTYAFEQPIIDILAATPGQLMSVFYQGFYFSVVTFATLSYGDIQPIGAVARAIAGIESLLGSLLLALLLFVLTQRVQ from the coding sequence ATGTCCGAGACACGATGTGGCTATGTCGAGGACGTGGAACCGCTCGCTGACCGGGGGAAGGCATGCTGTTGGCGCCCAGTCAACGAGAGTGGTGAAGACTGTTTCTGGCACGATAATACCCCGAAAACTGTCGAAGCGTTCGATGATCATCCGGAACCCGGTGACCGTCTTGACGGCGCTGATTTTCGTGGAGCCGATCTGGCAGATACCTCGTGGCTGCGTGAGCGGAGCCTCGTCGGTGCAGATTTTACCGGCGCAACCCTCCGTGGAGCGGATCTTTCCGGCACGGATCTTCGCCGGGCAACGTTTGACCGAGTCGATGCCCGGCGGACACGCTTCGACAGGGCTGATGTGGAGGGTGCGACGTTCGAGAACGCCGATCTCCGCGATGCGAATCTCAACAGGGCGAAGCTCTACCGTACCGGGTTTACTGACGTCCGTCTCAACCGTGCCAGTAACTTTGGCGATCAGGTGGTCTATGAAGATCTCGTCAACGATGCCGACGACCGTGAGACACGGGCCGCAACCCTTGAAGCGGCGAGTTGGACCTACCGAGAGCTACGCCGTCTGTTCAAACAGGACGCGCTGCCAGGCCGTGCACGAGCGTGTTATCTGGGCGAGAAGAACGCTCGACGGCGGGCCGCGTGGGCGCGTGGTGAGTACCTCCGTGCGCTCAAACTCGAAGGCTCACGCTGGGTGATGCGCTACGGGACCAGCCCTACACGGGTAGTCACGAGTTCGGCTGTGGTAATGGGTTGTTCTGGATTTTTATATCCGCTGACTGGTGGATTGCGCACAGCTTCGGGGACCTATGCATTCGAACAGCCGATCATAGATATTCTCGCGGCTACACCAGGCCAACTGATGAGCGTGTTCTACCAAGGCTTCTACTTCAGTGTTGTCACATTTGCCACTCTCAGCTACGGCGACATACAACCGATTGGGGCAGTTGCGCGGGCAATTGCCGGTATCGAGTCGCTTCTCGGATCACTATTATTGGCGCTGCTGTTGTTCGTTCTCACTCAGCGAGTTCAGTAA
- a CDS encoding MATE family efflux transporter encodes MLGILVFLAARPIASVFTTDPAVADAGAAFPRYSVPTFGFIGVMRAYTGRFRGAGKTFIAAVISVVTLGVVRLPVAWTGADALGSVDLWLSFAVSNVVGGVIAYLWFKRGAWRETDLADRNGHVESPASATDD; translated from the coding sequence GTGTTAGGTATTCTCGTCTTCTTGGCCGCGAGACCAATCGCGTCGGTATTCACAACCGACCCGGCAGTCGCGGATGCAGGGGCGGCATTTCCCAGGTACTCTGTCCCAACCTTCGGGTTCATCGGCGTCATGCGCGCCTACACCGGAAGATTCCGCGGGGCTGGCAAGACATTCATCGCCGCTGTCATCTCAGTCGTGACGCTGGGCGTCGTTCGGTTGCCGGTCGCGTGGACCGGCGCGGACGCACTCGGGTCCGTCGATCTCTGGCTCTCGTTCGCTGTCTCGAACGTCGTGGGTGGCGTCATTGCGTATCTCTGGTTCAAGCGCGGCGCGTGGCGAGAAACGGACCTTGCCGACCGAAACGGGCACGTTGAATCGCCAGCGAGTGCGACAGACGACTAG
- a CDS encoding TMEM175 family protein: MERVQQYRSQNNTNRLTAFSDGVFAIAITLLVLNIEVPAMGSSNIASVVFAEWPDILTYIISFLVIGIYWISHHRIFQQIERQDDRLLWFNLLFLLCVAFIPFPTSLLGDAITTVTVSLYAATLVVTSIISTGLWWYASEVASLVCDNITPVQARNHTVHMLAPAVVFAFSILIAWVTPEGAMYFWIILAIVDPIIDRYLGTQDQM; this comes from the coding sequence ATGGAACGTGTCCAACAATATAGATCGCAAAATAACACCAATCGTTTAACGGCTTTCAGTGACGGCGTCTTCGCGATTGCGATCACACTGCTAGTCTTGAATATTGAAGTACCGGCGATGGGGTCCAGTAACATTGCGAGTGTCGTGTTTGCCGAGTGGCCAGATATCCTGACATACATTATCAGCTTTCTCGTGATCGGAATCTATTGGATCAGTCATCACCGTATCTTTCAACAGATCGAACGTCAAGACGATCGATTACTTTGGTTCAATCTGTTGTTTTTGCTCTGTGTCGCGTTTATACCGTTTCCTACTTCACTACTTGGAGACGCTATCACCACTGTCACTGTTTCGTTATACGCAGCTACCCTAGTGGTAACTAGCATTATCTCTACCGGACTGTGGTGGTATGCCTCCGAGGTGGCTAGCCTAGTGTGTGACAATATTACTCCGGTGCAGGCACGTAATCATACTGTTCATATGCTCGCACCAGCAGTTGTATTCGCGTTCTCGATCCTGATTGCGTGGGTCACTCCGGAAGGAGCGATGTACTTCTGGATAATACTTGCTATCGTTGATCCAATAATAGATCGGTATTTAGGAACCCAAGACCAAATGTGA
- a CDS encoding type II toxin-antitoxin system PemK/MazF family toxin gives MTAFEELERGDIVWATDPLSEKGRPMLVLGTPRFPNHGVQLITALISTKTYHEAALTLRDDDYEGDALGKQSHMLPWSLATLNSAADVDHYLTSLVDDRTEDVASRVIDYISS, from the coding sequence GTGACTGCGTTCGAAGAACTGGAGCGCGGTGACATCGTTTGGGCGACCGACCCGCTCTCGGAGAAAGGTCGCCCGATGCTCGTGCTGGGAACGCCTCGATTCCCGAATCACGGCGTGCAACTCATCACGGCCCTGATTTCCACGAAGACCTATCACGAAGCGGCGCTCACACTCAGAGACGACGACTACGAGGGTGACGCACTCGGAAAACAAAGTCACATGCTCCCGTGGTCGCTTGCGACTCTCAACAGTGCTGCGGACGTTGATCACTACCTGACATCACTCGTTGACGACCGCACCGAGGACGTGGCGAGTCGGGTGATCGACTACATCTCCTCATAG
- a CDS encoding MarR family transcriptional regulator codes for MSSGTIDIDEFENADADKFEERNDTERIVLFLDGNDDRAWKAATIAERLGLETDAVSAILSRLKERNLVRHKRPYWAITDDEERLQSAYRLHRHHERADDQYGEERLEDLRTDEMEEVQ; via the coding sequence ATGTCGAGCGGTACTATCGATATCGACGAGTTCGAAAACGCTGACGCCGACAAATTCGAGGAACGAAATGATACCGAACGAATCGTACTGTTCCTCGACGGGAATGACGACCGGGCGTGGAAGGCGGCGACGATTGCCGAACGACTCGGGTTGGAGACGGACGCTGTCAGTGCGATCCTCTCACGATTGAAGGAACGCAATCTCGTGCGGCACAAGCGCCCGTACTGGGCGATCACTGACGACGAAGAACGACTCCAGTCGGCCTACCGGCTCCACCGACACCACGAGAGGGCAGACGACCAGTACGGTGAAGAGCGTCTTGAAGACCTCCGAACCGACGAGATGGAAGAGGTACAGTGA
- a CDS encoding thiamine-binding protein, translated as MSIVATLSTMPVRDEGSTEEIATAIRTLDNYDVEYKINPLGTTIEASDISELFAAVQAAHQAIEADRVNTKLEIDHERNRDRDADERVATVEDALADNTTDNEEMDETTEPDEERDIVDMSGHAPEDIESEAEEDEINIKGGDYKTDEVDETEEESLSEKYDNS; from the coding sequence ATGTCAATCGTTGCAACGCTCAGTACCATGCCTGTCCGAGACGAGGGTTCAACTGAAGAGATCGCCACAGCCATCAGAACGCTCGACAACTACGATGTAGAGTACAAAATCAACCCGTTAGGGACGACCATTGAAGCAAGTGATATTAGCGAGCTTTTCGCTGCTGTGCAGGCTGCCCACCAAGCTATCGAAGCAGACAGAGTGAATACGAAACTGGAGATCGATCACGAACGAAATCGTGATCGAGATGCCGATGAACGAGTTGCTACCGTCGAAGATGCTCTTGCTGATAACACGACGGATAATGAAGAAATGGACGAGACAACAGAGCCAGACGAAGAGCGGGACATTGTCGACATGAGCGGCCATGCGCCCGAAGACATCGAAAGCGAAGCAGAAGAAGACGAGATCAATATAAAAGGTGGTGATTACAAGACCGACGAAGTCGACGAAACAGAGGAGGAGTCTCTCAGTGAGAAATACGATAACTCTTGA